A part of Candidatus Binatia bacterium genomic DNA contains:
- a CDS encoding sodium:proton antiporter, translating into MSHHTLISLAAILVLGITAQWIAWRLRMPSILLLLASGLVAGPVLGWLDPDELFGELLLPLVSLSVAVILYEGGLNLKLRELRDVGRAFFLLVTVGVAVSWVTGALAARWLLGLEWAVASLLGAILVVTGPTVIGPMLRHLRLRGKVGALLKWEGIIIDPIGATLAVLAFTVVQADVGEGFGRATIELASTLVIGVAIGGVAAAILIVVLSRYWVPDTLHNPVSLMLMIAAFTTANVLQEESGLLAVTVMGIVLANQTRVSIRHVVEFKESLTVLLVSGLFVVLGARLRPEALAELGWASFAFVAVLILIARPAGVLLSTWRSTLTWQERAFLCCMAPRGIVAAAISSVFALSLVSLGYAGALAIVPVTFLVVFVTVLLYGSLAGVLARRLGLAQANPQGVLFVGADPWVRAVASALHDEQIPVFLVDTHFENIRDCRMSGLPCLYGSALAEETREAIDYSGLGRMLAVTSNDEVNSLACMRYAEDFGRQEIYQLPFAPRKEGRHEAVPAEHRGRFLFGQEHTHRALSALAGPQPTVKKTPLTAEFDFAAFQARNAGTLLPLFVLKPDGKLQVATVEGLAEPQPGDVVVSLVLAAVASPRDEAQERGETSAASQGRASAADEAEAEPSLARGA; encoded by the coding sequence TTGTCGCACCACACCTTGATCTCGCTCGCCGCGATCCTCGTCCTGGGGATCACCGCGCAGTGGATCGCGTGGCGTCTCAGGATGCCGTCGATCCTGCTGCTGCTCGCGAGCGGCCTCGTCGCGGGCCCCGTGCTCGGCTGGCTCGACCCCGACGAGCTGTTCGGTGAGCTGCTGCTGCCGCTGGTCTCGCTGTCGGTCGCGGTGATCCTCTACGAGGGCGGCCTCAACCTGAAGCTGCGCGAGCTGCGCGACGTCGGGCGCGCGTTCTTCCTGCTGGTGACGGTCGGCGTCGCGGTGTCGTGGGTCACGGGCGCGCTCGCGGCGCGCTGGCTGCTCGGGCTCGAGTGGGCGGTCGCGTCGCTGCTCGGCGCGATCCTCGTCGTGACCGGTCCGACCGTGATCGGTCCGATGCTGCGCCACCTGCGGCTGCGCGGCAAGGTCGGCGCGCTGCTCAAGTGGGAAGGCATCATCATCGATCCGATCGGCGCGACGCTCGCGGTGCTCGCCTTCACCGTCGTGCAGGCGGACGTCGGCGAGGGCTTCGGTCGCGCAACCATCGAGCTCGCCTCGACGCTCGTGATCGGCGTCGCGATCGGCGGGGTCGCGGCGGCGATCCTGATCGTCGTGCTGTCGCGCTACTGGGTGCCGGACACGCTGCACAACCCGGTGTCGCTGATGCTCATGATCGCCGCCTTCACGACGGCGAACGTCCTGCAGGAGGAGTCCGGGCTGCTCGCGGTGACGGTGATGGGCATCGTGCTCGCGAACCAGACGCGGGTCTCGATCCGGCACGTCGTCGAGTTCAAGGAGAGCTTGACGGTGCTGCTCGTCTCCGGGCTGTTCGTGGTGCTCGGCGCGCGGCTTCGTCCGGAAGCGCTCGCCGAGCTCGGCTGGGCGAGCTTCGCGTTCGTCGCGGTGCTGATCCTGATCGCGCGTCCGGCGGGCGTGCTGCTCTCGACCTGGCGCTCGACGCTCACCTGGCAGGAGCGCGCGTTTCTCTGCTGCATGGCGCCGCGCGGCATCGTCGCCGCCGCGATCTCGTCGGTGTTCGCGCTGAGCCTGGTCTCGCTCGGCTACGCCGGCGCGCTCGCGATCGTGCCGGTCACCTTCCTCGTCGTCTTCGTCACCGTGCTGCTCTACGGCTCGCTCGCCGGCGTGCTCGCGCGCCGGCTCGGGCTCGCGCAGGCGAACCCGCAGGGTGTCCTGTTCGTCGGCGCCGATCCGTGGGTGCGCGCGGTGGCGAGCGCGCTGCACGACGAGCAGATCCCGGTGTTCCTCGTCGACACGCACTTCGAGAACATCCGCGACTGCCGCATGTCCGGTCTGCCGTGCCTCTACGGCAGCGCGCTCGCCGAGGAGACGCGCGAGGCGATCGACTACAGCGGGCTCGGCCGCATGCTCGCCGTCACCTCGAACGACGAGGTCAACTCGCTCGCCTGCATGCGCTACGCCGAGGACTTCGGTCGCCAGGAGATCTACCAGCTTCCCTTCGCGCCGCGGAAGGAAGGTCGGCACGAGGCGGTGCCGGCCGAGCACCGCGGCCGCTTCCTGTTCGGCCAGGAGCACACGCACCGCGCGCTCAGCGCGCTCGCGGGTCCGCAGCCCACCGTCAAGAAGACGCCGCTCACCGCCGAGTTCGACTTCGCCGCCTTCCAGGCGCGAAACGCCGGCACGCTGCTGCCGCTGTTCGTGCTCAAGCCCGACGGCAAGCTGCAGGTCGCCACGGTCGAGGGCCTCGCCGAGCCGCAGCCGGGCGACGTGGTGGTGAGCCTGGTGCTCGCCGCGGTCGCCTCGCCGCGCGACGAAGCGCAGGAGCGCGGCGAGACGTCGGCGGCATCGCAGGGACGTGCGAGCGCCGCCGACGAGGCCGAGGCGGAGCCGAGCCTGGCGCGCGGCGCCTGA
- a CDS encoding ATP-binding protein, whose translation MRVELAGRTAIPIGQTPTPFVGRDAECRVLADAVHAACAGAGRLVLIAGEPGIGKTTLVREALRRVEAERLAPRPGSDLGRDADEPVVLWGRCVEGEGAPPFWPWTHALRGYALAHDADDLEDELGVLGVPSSTLQPPERSVHREMKPQLLVLDVRHERDARAARGPARAGIVPRQHAREPQQRKGLPRGVAVLDAPRREPTEGVRRGDAIAGRAVREPEVEQQLRPDPVRLRAHETARELARVTQARDRLLARTAPHLLGRRAAQARDRFRPLVRVLVVVRARGGDGVGIRGVRALEPGREARVRPQPARVRHTPREHLGIERVREAIARQRRAVGQRRDRRRREHRALPRELVAQLLDCGDRQLERIGDHRRRELAPDEARGLEYALALRVEPLHLLLDELAERRRHRARDVVERPRDFARRVGKIAPRYPTIRITKTLCTCAIEPIGLVGRLVQMRQAEGVVPRIRLACEIPTFDPEGTITSRHFCYEFVPLWK comes from the coding sequence GTGCGGGTGGAGCTCGCGGGCCGCACAGCCATCCCAATCGGCCAGACGCCGACGCCGTTCGTCGGACGCGACGCCGAGTGCCGCGTGCTCGCCGACGCCGTGCACGCCGCGTGCGCCGGCGCCGGTCGGCTCGTGCTGATCGCCGGCGAGCCCGGCATCGGCAAGACGACGCTCGTGCGCGAGGCGCTGCGACGCGTCGAGGCGGAGCGTCTCGCGCCGCGACCGGGAAGCGATCTCGGACGCGACGCCGACGAGCCGGTCGTCCTCTGGGGCCGCTGCGTCGAGGGCGAGGGAGCGCCGCCCTTCTGGCCGTGGACGCACGCGCTGCGCGGCTACGCGCTCGCCCACGACGCCGACGACCTCGAGGACGAGCTCGGCGTCCTCGGCGTTCCATCCTCGACCCTGCAGCCGCCAGAACGCAGCGTCCACCGCGAGATGAAGCCGCAGCTCCTGGTCCTCGACGTGCGGCACGAGCGCGACGCACGCGCGGCTCGCGGTCCGGCTCGCGCCGGGATCGTCCCACGACAGCACGCTCGCGAGCCGCAGCAGCGCAAGGGCCTGCCACGCGGCGTCGCCGTGCTCGACGCCCCACGTCGCGAGCCGACGGAAGGTGTCCGCCGCGGCGACGCGATCGCCGGCCGAGCGGTACGCGAGCCCGAGGTCGAGCAGCAGCTCCGGCCAGACCCGGTCCGCCTGCGCGCGCACGAGACGGCGCGCGAGCTCGCACGCGTGACGCAGGCGCGCGATCGCCTCCTGGCTCGCACAGCGCCGCACCTCCTCGGCCGCCGCGCGGCGCAGGCTCGCGATCGCTTCCGGCCACTCGTGCGCGTGCTCGTGGTGGTGCGCGCACGCGGCGGCGACGGCGTCGGGATCCGCGGCGTGCGCGCGCTCGAGCCAGGCCGCGAGGCGCGCGTGCGTCCGCAGCCGGCGCGCGTCCGGCACACGCCGCGCGAGCACCTCGGGATAGAGCGCGTGCGTGAAGCGATAGCGCGGCAGCGGCGTGCCGTCGGGCAGCGTCGCGACCGGCGCCGACGCGAGCATCGAGCCCTGCCGCGCGAGCTGGTCGCACAGCTCCTCGACTGCGGTGACCGGCAGCTCGAGCGCATCGGCGACCATCGCCGCCGCGAACTCGCGCCCGACGAGGCTCGCGGTCTCGAGTACGCGCTGGCCCTGCGCGTCGAGCCGCTGCACCTGCTGCTCGATGAGCTCGCCGAGCGTCGGCGGCACCGTGCGCGCGACGTGGTCGAGCGGCCGCGCGATTTCGCACGCCGGGTCGGGAAGATCGCGCCACGCTATCCGACGATTCGGATCACGAAGACCCTCTGCACCTGCGCGATCGAGCCGATCGGCCTCGTGGGACGGCTCGTCCAGATGCGACAGGCCGAGGGCGTCGTGCCGAGGATCAGGCTCGCCTGCGAGATCCCGACCTTCGATCCCGAAGGCACCATCACGTCCAGGCACTTCTGCTACGAGTTCGTGCCGCTCTGGAAGTGA
- a CDS encoding methyltransferase domain-containing protein: MTEWDAGAYHRESTLQSWLAAQSLAALTLAGDDRVLDVGCGDGKVTVQIARRLPRGRLLGIDPSHHMIDYAHRHLSAPNLAFAVADVRALPCRGAFDLVVSFNALHWVPEQQRALESVREALAPGGRTFLQMVPRGERRALEAVIEDTRSSPRWSRWFTDFRKPFLHLTPDEYAQVATAAGLTVERIDVQARRWDFETRDAFVRFADATFVEWTCMLPAEHRDAFIHDVLDRYATLAERPEDANAFLFYQMEVVLRRP, encoded by the coding sequence ATGACCGAGTGGGATGCCGGCGCCTATCATCGCGAGTCGACGCTGCAGAGCTGGCTCGCCGCACAGAGCCTCGCAGCGCTCACGCTCGCGGGCGACGATCGCGTGCTCGACGTCGGCTGCGGCGACGGCAAGGTGACGGTCCAGATCGCCCGCCGCCTGCCGCGCGGTCGGCTCCTCGGCATCGACCCCTCGCACCACATGATCGATTACGCGCACCGGCATCTGTCGGCGCCGAACCTCGCCTTCGCGGTCGCGGACGTCCGCGCCCTGCCCTGCCGCGGCGCGTTCGACCTCGTCGTGTCGTTCAACGCGCTGCACTGGGTGCCGGAGCAGCAGCGCGCGCTCGAGAGCGTGCGCGAGGCGCTCGCGCCCGGCGGCCGGACCTTCCTGCAGATGGTGCCGCGCGGCGAGCGTCGTGCGCTCGAGGCGGTGATCGAGGACACGCGCTCGTCGCCGCGCTGGTCGCGGTGGTTCACGGACTTCCGCAAGCCGTTTCTCCACTTGACGCCGGACGAGTACGCCCAGGTCGCCACCGCGGCCGGGCTCACGGTCGAGCGCATCGACGTGCAGGCGCGCCGCTGGGACTTCGAGACCCGCGATGCCTTCGTGCGCTTCGCCGATGCGACCTTCGTCGAGTGGACCTGCATGCTGCCCGCCGAGCACCGCGACGCGTTCATCCACGACGTGCTCGACCGCTACGCGACGCTCGCCGAGCGTCCCGAGGACGCGAACGCGTTCCTGTTCTACCAGATGGAGGTCGTGCTGCGGCGTCCCTGA
- a CDS encoding enoyl-CoA hydratase-related protein, whose amino-acid sequence MPDLLYEKTGHIARITLNRPDRLNAISVEMLEALSNALEDADRDREIRVIILTGAGRGFCSGLDLKDTAEGKGIAGALGGGGGVSHMSTRHLPTTVLHEIDTPVLCAINGAAAGYGFDLALGCDMRLMSDTAKLVPGFAKRGIVPESGGTWYLPRLVGWARACEIAFLADDLPAERALAMGVVNAVVPAAELEAETTRWAEKIAANAPLAIAAMKRLFRHGLTQDFESHSHHVLMQLLTLFRSQDFGEAMKAYFERRPPSFKGR is encoded by the coding sequence ATGCCCGACCTGCTGTACGAGAAGACCGGCCACATCGCGCGCATCACGCTGAACCGCCCCGACCGCCTGAACGCGATCAGCGTCGAGATGCTCGAGGCGCTCAGCAATGCGCTCGAGGACGCCGACCGCGACCGCGAGATCCGCGTCATCATCCTGACCGGCGCGGGGCGCGGCTTCTGCAGCGGCCTCGATCTCAAGGACACCGCCGAGGGCAAGGGCATCGCGGGCGCGCTCGGCGGCGGTGGCGGCGTGTCGCACATGAGCACGCGTCACCTGCCGACGACGGTGCTGCACGAGATCGACACCCCGGTCCTGTGCGCGATCAACGGCGCCGCCGCGGGCTACGGCTTCGACCTCGCGCTGGGCTGCGACATGCGGCTGATGAGCGACACGGCGAAGCTCGTCCCGGGCTTCGCGAAGCGCGGCATCGTCCCGGAGAGCGGCGGCACGTGGTACCTGCCGCGGCTCGTCGGCTGGGCGCGCGCCTGCGAGATCGCGTTCCTCGCCGACGATCTGCCCGCCGAGCGCGCGCTCGCGATGGGCGTGGTCAACGCGGTGGTGCCGGCGGCGGAGCTCGAGGCCGAGACGACCCGCTGGGCGGAGAAGATCGCCGCCAACGCGCCGCTCGCGATCGCGGCGATGAAGCGGCTCTTCCGTCATGGCTTGACGCAGGACTTCGAGTCGCACTCGCACCACGTCCTGATGCAGCTCTTGACGCTGTTCCGCTCGCAGGACTTCGGCGAGGCGATGAAGGCGTACTTCGAGCGCCGGCCGCCGAGCTTCAAGGGACGCTGA
- a CDS encoding DUF5060 domain-containing protein, giving the protein MLAVSFLRHVRLATLALGALVLAVVCGAPASDAAPPTVQRWARFEASWVPPVPPTNPFDPDEIDVRAEFVSPGGKLFEVLGFWYQDYERELRPNGNERLTPVGEPHFRVRFTPTRPGRWRWRWVVRQGGATTTTPFEILQVKPAKGRGFLRISRRDRRHLAFDDRSPYFAVGENTGWYDSRGTFAYDDWFARLAEQGANFARIWMAPWSFGLEWNDTPLGDYTNRLGRAWQLDHVLEEAERRGIYVMVSLINHGAFATLFNGNWASNPYNAANGGPLATADEFFTDPTARKLFERRLRYVVARWGWSTHVHSWELWNEVDLTDGYRSPAITQWHADMAALLRALDPYDHLVTSSHALYWNDRNVWLDGGLDFTQIHFYADQFPPFANIGQTVTTWTRERMGVTGKPVLFAEIGVDARGAPQTREADPEGIGIHDALWAGVVSGGIGTGMTWWWDNLIAQEPDRYYPMFGAVARFVEGLRWDRERFAPATATVQSQSRPVVAYGLRGRTRLLLWIKDDAFQWNAPQAVEIGDATLQVEGRWCGQWYDTWTGAWLDTVKLNGTVPVPPFSRDIALLAGRCPAKNLHR; this is encoded by the coding sequence GTGCTTGCCGTGTCGTTTCTCCGCCACGTGCGCCTCGCCACGCTCGCTCTCGGCGCGCTCGTCCTCGCCGTCGTCTGCGGCGCTCCGGCGTCGGACGCCGCACCGCCGACCGTACAGCGCTGGGCGCGCTTCGAGGCGTCCTGGGTGCCGCCCGTCCCGCCGACCAACCCGTTCGATCCCGACGAGATCGACGTGCGCGCCGAATTCGTGTCGCCGGGCGGCAAGCTCTTCGAGGTCCTCGGCTTCTGGTACCAGGACTACGAGCGCGAGCTGCGGCCGAACGGCAACGAGCGCTTGACGCCGGTCGGCGAGCCGCACTTCCGCGTGCGCTTCACGCCGACCCGCCCGGGCCGCTGGCGCTGGCGCTGGGTCGTGCGTCAGGGCGGCGCGACCACGACGACGCCGTTCGAGATCCTGCAGGTGAAGCCGGCGAAGGGCCGCGGTTTTCTGCGCATCAGCCGACGCGACCGACGCCACCTCGCGTTCGACGACCGCTCGCCGTACTTCGCGGTCGGCGAGAACACCGGCTGGTACGACTCCCGTGGCACCTTCGCCTACGACGACTGGTTCGCGCGCCTTGCGGAGCAGGGCGCGAACTTCGCGCGCATCTGGATGGCGCCGTGGTCCTTCGGGCTCGAGTGGAACGACACGCCGCTCGGCGACTACACGAACCGCCTCGGCCGCGCGTGGCAGCTCGACCACGTGCTCGAGGAGGCCGAGCGCCGCGGCATCTACGTCATGGTGTCGCTGATCAACCACGGCGCGTTCGCGACGCTGTTCAACGGCAACTGGGCGAGCAACCCGTACAACGCCGCGAACGGCGGACCGCTCGCGACGGCGGACGAGTTCTTCACCGACCCGACGGCGCGGAAGCTGTTCGAGCGCCGCCTGCGCTACGTCGTCGCGCGCTGGGGCTGGTCGACGCACGTCCACTCGTGGGAGCTGTGGAACGAGGTCGACCTCACCGACGGCTACCGCTCGCCCGCGATCACGCAGTGGCACGCCGACATGGCCGCGCTGCTGCGCGCGCTCGATCCGTACGATCACCTCGTGACCTCGAGCCACGCCCTCTACTGGAACGACCGCAACGTTTGGCTCGACGGCGGCCTCGACTTCACGCAGATCCACTTCTACGCCGACCAGTTCCCGCCGTTCGCCAACATCGGTCAGACCGTGACCACGTGGACGCGCGAGCGGATGGGCGTGACCGGCAAGCCGGTCCTGTTCGCCGAGATCGGCGTCGACGCGCGCGGCGCGCCGCAGACGCGCGAGGCCGATCCTGAGGGGATCGGCATTCACGACGCGCTCTGGGCGGGCGTCGTCTCCGGCGGCATCGGCACCGGCATGACCTGGTGGTGGGACAACCTGATCGCCCAGGAGCCCGATCGCTACTACCCGATGTTCGGCGCGGTCGCGCGCTTCGTCGAAGGGCTGCGCTGGGACCGCGAGCGCTTCGCTCCCGCGACGGCGACGGTGCAGTCGCAGAGTCGCCCGGTCGTAGCGTACGGCCTGCGCGGACGCACGCGGCTCCTGCTCTGGATCAAGGACGACGCGTTCCAGTGGAACGCGCCGCAGGCGGTCGAGATCGGCGACGCGACCCTGCAGGTCGAGGGGCGCTGGTGCGGGCAGTGGTACGACACCTGGACCGGCGCCTGGCTCGACACCGTCAAGCTGAACGGGACCGTTCCGGTGCCGCCGTTCTCGCGCGACATCGCGCTGCTCGCGGGACGCTGTCCGGCGAAGAACCTGCACCGCTAG
- a CDS encoding 1,4-beta-xylanase produces MRAAHERWSVERVSEWYAREPWMVGFNYLPRTAVNWTELWQADTFDLPTIEQELGWAQDVGFNALRTNLQFLVWEDDATGLRDRIDRFLGVASRHGIRVMLCLFDDCGFSGREPHLGPQPEPLPGVHNSRAVASPGRAVVRDRARWPDLERYVLDVVGHFRADRRIVAWDLYNEPGNDMTLVPEPERDPAVASDPLWPHSMELARSCFAWARAAAPEQPLTSGVWSLVWQERETELVALSDFVSFHSYLPLEHVEQMVEVLRREGRPIVCTEWLARGLGSRVATHLPWFAERRIGCFHWGLVNGRTQTHRPWPGFEPFYADGAWHHDVLRPDGSPYDAEEIALFRRWCATARAG; encoded by the coding sequence GTGAGGGCGGCGCACGAGCGCTGGAGCGTCGAGCGCGTCTCCGAGTGGTACGCGCGCGAGCCCTGGATGGTGGGCTTCAACTACCTGCCGCGCACCGCGGTGAACTGGACGGAGCTCTGGCAGGCCGACACCTTCGACCTTCCGACCATCGAGCAGGAGCTCGGCTGGGCGCAGGACGTCGGCTTCAACGCGCTGCGCACGAACCTGCAGTTCCTCGTCTGGGAGGACGACGCGACGGGGCTGCGCGACCGCATCGATCGCTTCCTCGGCGTCGCGTCACGCCACGGCATCCGCGTGATGCTGTGTCTGTTCGACGACTGCGGCTTCTCGGGGCGCGAGCCACACCTCGGTCCGCAGCCGGAGCCGCTGCCCGGCGTGCACAACTCGCGCGCGGTCGCGAGCCCGGGCCGCGCGGTGGTGCGCGACCGCGCCCGCTGGCCGGATCTCGAGCGCTACGTGCTCGACGTCGTCGGGCACTTCCGCGCCGACCGACGCATCGTCGCCTGGGACCTCTACAACGAGCCGGGCAACGACATGACGCTCGTGCCGGAGCCCGAGCGCGACCCCGCGGTCGCGAGCGATCCGCTCTGGCCGCACAGCATGGAGCTCGCGCGCAGCTGCTTCGCGTGGGCGCGCGCGGCGGCGCCCGAGCAGCCGCTCACGAGCGGCGTGTGGAGCCTCGTCTGGCAGGAGCGCGAGACGGAGCTCGTCGCGCTCTCGGACTTCGTGAGCTTCCACAGCTACCTGCCGCTCGAGCACGTCGAGCAGATGGTCGAGGTGCTGCGCCGCGAGGGCCGGCCGATCGTCTGCACCGAGTGGCTCGCGCGCGGGCTCGGCTCGCGCGTCGCGACGCACCTGCCGTGGTTCGCCGAGCGGCGCATCGGCTGCTTCCACTGGGGGCTGGTCAATGGCCGCACGCAGACGCACCGGCCGTGGCCGGGCTTCGAGCCGTTCTACGCCGACGGCGCGTGGCACCACGACGTGCTGCGTCCGGACGGCTCGCCGTACGACGCGGAGGAGATCGCGCTCTTCCGCCGCTGGTGCGCGACGGCGCGCGCGGGCTGA